One stretch of Pseudomonas sp. NC02 DNA includes these proteins:
- a CDS encoding SulP family inorganic anion transporter — protein MNLTRLRADALAGLTTSFALLPECIAFALVAHLNPLMGLYGASIICTLTALFGGRPGMVSGAAGSMAVVIVALVVQHGVQYLLATVLLGGLIMVAFGLLRLGKLVRMVPHPVMLGFVNGLAIIIALAQLEHFKSGDTWLSGTPLYVMTGLVAATMAIVYLLPRLTRAVPPALVAILGVGLAVYLLGLPTRTLGDMAHIAGGLPTFALPQIPWTLETLHIIAPYAILMAMVGLLETLLTLNLTDEITETRGYPDRESVALGAANMVSGLFGGMGGCAMIGQTVINLSSGGRGRFSGVFAGVMILLFILFLSPLIERIPLAALVGVMFVVSQQTFAWASLRVINKVPLNDVLVIMAVTVITVFTDLATAVLCGIVIAALNFAWQQARELYADEHMEADGSKLYRVHGTLFFASTTPFLNRFDPANDPAQVTLDCRHLSFVDYSAIAALMTLRERYTKAGKHLRVLHLSERCRKLLKRARVQHD, from the coding sequence ATGAACCTCACCCGTCTGCGCGCCGACGCCCTGGCCGGACTCACCACGTCTTTTGCCTTGCTGCCCGAATGCATCGCCTTTGCCCTGGTGGCTCATCTCAACCCGCTGATGGGCCTCTACGGCGCATCCATCATCTGCACCCTCACCGCGCTGTTCGGCGGCCGGCCCGGCATGGTCTCCGGGGCCGCCGGCTCGATGGCGGTGGTGATCGTCGCGCTGGTGGTGCAGCACGGCGTGCAGTATCTGTTGGCCACGGTATTACTGGGCGGGTTGATCATGGTCGCCTTCGGCCTGTTGCGCCTGGGCAAGCTGGTGCGCATGGTGCCGCACCCGGTGATGCTCGGGTTCGTCAACGGCCTGGCGATCATCATTGCCCTGGCGCAGCTGGAGCATTTCAAGAGCGGTGACACCTGGCTCAGCGGCACGCCGCTGTACGTAATGACCGGGCTGGTCGCGGCCACCATGGCCATCGTCTACCTGCTGCCGCGCCTGACCCGCGCCGTACCGCCAGCCCTGGTGGCGATCCTCGGCGTGGGCCTGGCGGTGTACCTGCTCGGCCTGCCGACCCGCACCCTGGGCGACATGGCCCACATCGCCGGCGGCCTGCCGACCTTCGCGTTGCCGCAGATTCCCTGGACCCTCGAAACCCTGCACATCATCGCGCCTTACGCGATCCTGATGGCCATGGTCGGCCTGCTGGAAACCCTGCTGACCCTCAACCTCACCGACGAAATCACTGAAACCCGCGGCTACCCGGACCGTGAAAGCGTGGCCCTGGGCGCAGCCAACATGGTCTCGGGCTTGTTTGGCGGCATGGGCGGCTGCGCGATGATCGGGCAAACCGTGATCAACCTCAGCTCCGGCGGGCGCGGGCGCTTCTCCGGTGTGTTTGCCGGGGTGATGATCCTGTTGTTCATTCTGTTTCTGTCACCGCTGATCGAGCGCATTCCGCTGGCGGCGCTGGTGGGGGTGATGTTTGTGGTGTCCCAGCAGACCTTTGCCTGGGCGTCCCTGCGGGTGATCAACAAGGTGCCGCTCAACGACGTGCTGGTGATCATGGCGGTGACGGTGATTACCGTGTTCACCGACCTGGCGACGGCGGTGCTGTGCGGGATTGTGATTGCGGCGCTGAACTTCGCCTGGCAGCAGGCGCGCGAGCTGTACGCGGATGAGCACATGGAAGCGGACGGCAGCAAACTCTATCGGGTGCACGGCACGCTGTTTTTTGCCTCGACCACGCCGTTTTTGAATCGCTTCGATCCGGCCAACGACCCGGCCCAGGTGACGCTGGATTGCCGTCACTTGAGCTTCGTCGACTATTCAGCGATTGCTGCGTTGATGACCCTGCGCGAGCGCTACACCAAGGCCGGCAAGCATTTGCGGGTGCTGCACCTGTCCGAGCGCTGCCGCAAACTGCTCAAGCGCGCCCGGGTGCAGCACGACTGA
- a CDS encoding lysozyme inhibitor LprI family protein — translation MNRNPLLVPFAAGALLLALCGTASADENPALKKCMDGANTTADMVDCNAKETKVQDARLNTAYKTAMTAMEGNRKQQLQDVQRQWLKFRDANCGFIGSATGGTIDQVNGSGCVLDMTQTRAQELENLVGP, via the coding sequence ATGAATCGTAACCCCCTGCTTGTTCCTTTCGCCGCCGGCGCACTGTTGCTGGCCTTGTGCGGCACGGCCTCGGCCGATGAGAACCCGGCCCTGAAAAAATGCATGGACGGTGCCAACACCACCGCCGACATGGTCGATTGCAACGCCAAGGAAACCAAGGTGCAGGACGCGCGCCTGAATACCGCCTACAAAACCGCGATGACCGCGATGGAAGGCAACCGCAAGCAGCAGTTGCAGGACGTACAACGCCAGTGGCTCAAGTTTCGCGATGCCAATTGCGGCTTCATCGGCTCGGCCACCGGCGGCACTATTGATCAGGTCAACGGCTCCGGCTGCGTGCTGGACATGACCCAGACCCGCGCCCAGGAACTGGAAAACCTGGTCGGACCATGA
- a CDS encoding gluconate:H+ symporter has translation MIYDFHNLFDVTLSEEYRMAASPGYWLLIYAAIAIIALIVLIARYRLNPFIVITLVSIGLALLAGMPADTIMGSYEAGVGKTLGHIALVVALGTMLGKMMAESGGAEQVARTLINRFGERNAHWAMVCIAFLVGLPLFFEVGFVLLVPIAFTVARRVGVSILMVGLPMVAGLSVVHALVPPHPAAMMAVLAYNASVGQTVLYAILIGIPTAIIAGPLYAKFIVPHIHLPAENPLERQFIDREPRTRLPSFALTMGTILLPVVLMMIGGWANLISTPGTAFNQFLLFIGNSVIALLVATLVSFWTLGLAQGFNRESILKFTNECLAPTASITLLVGAGGGLNRILVDAGVTNEILGLAHAFNLSPLVMGWLFAALMRIATGSATVAMTTASGVVAPVAMGLGYPHPELLVLATGAGSVIFSHVNDGGFWLIKEYFNMTVIQTFKTWTVLETLISVVAFGLTYGLSCIL, from the coding sequence ATGATTTATGACTTTCACAACCTATTCGACGTGACCCTTTCCGAGGAGTACCGCATGGCCGCATCACCGGGGTATTGGCTGTTGATCTACGCCGCCATCGCCATCATTGCATTGATCGTATTGATCGCGCGTTACCGGCTCAACCCGTTTATCGTCATCACCCTGGTGTCTATCGGCCTGGCGCTGTTGGCCGGGATGCCGGCGGACACGATCATGGGCTCCTACGAGGCGGGCGTCGGCAAGACGCTGGGGCATATTGCGCTGGTGGTCGCGCTGGGCACCATGCTCGGCAAGATGATGGCCGAGTCCGGTGGCGCCGAGCAGGTGGCGCGCACGCTGATCAACCGGTTCGGCGAGCGTAACGCGCACTGGGCAATGGTGTGTATCGCGTTCCTGGTGGGGCTGCCGCTGTTTTTCGAGGTCGGTTTTGTGTTGCTGGTGCCGATCGCGTTTACCGTGGCGCGGCGGGTGGGCGTGTCGATCCTGATGGTCGGCCTGCCGATGGTGGCCGGCTTGTCGGTGGTGCATGCGCTGGTGCCGCCGCATCCGGCGGCGATGATGGCGGTGCTGGCCTATAACGCCTCGGTCGGGCAGACGGTGCTGTATGCGATTTTGATCGGCATACCCACCGCGATCATTGCCGGCCCGCTGTACGCCAAATTTATCGTGCCGCACATTCACCTGCCGGCGGAAAACCCGCTGGAACGCCAGTTCATCGACCGCGAGCCGCGCACCCGCCTGCCGAGTTTCGCCCTGACCATGGGCACCATCCTGTTACCGGTGGTGCTGATGATGATCGGCGGCTGGGCCAACCTGATTTCCACACCGGGCACCGCCTTTAACCAGTTCCTGTTGTTTATCGGTAACTCGGTGATTGCGCTGCTGGTGGCGACCCTGGTGAGCTTCTGGACGCTGGGCCTGGCCCAGGGTTTCAACCGCGAATCGATCCTCAAGTTCACCAACGAATGCCTGGCACCGACCGCCAGCATCACCTTGCTGGTGGGCGCGGGCGGTGGTTTGAACCGGATTCTGGTGGACGCCGGGGTCACCAATGAGATCCTCGGCCTGGCCCACGCCTTCAACCTGTCGCCTTTGGTGATGGGCTGGCTGTTCGCCGCGCTGATGCGCATCGCCACCGGCTCGGCCACCGTGGCCATGACCACGGCCTCAGGCGTGGTTGCACCGGTTGCGATGGGCCTGGGTTATCCCCACCCGGAATTGCTGGTGCTGGCCACCGGCGCGGGTTCGGTAATCTTTTCCCACGTAAACGACGGCGGCTTCTGGCTGATCAAGGAATACTTCAATATGACGGTGATCCAGACCTTCAAGACCTGGACCGTGCTGGAGACCCTGATTTCGGTGGTCGCCTTCGGTCTGACTTATGGTTTGTCCTGCATCTTGTAA